One segment of Thamnophis elegans isolate rThaEle1 chromosome 16, rThaEle1.pri, whole genome shotgun sequence DNA contains the following:
- the CCDC33 gene encoding coiled-coil domain-containing protein 33, translating to MDNYRTSLKKMADDIISLRQHISTLERENSALRRNLALHEDIGRALLQDIDLDVMTKAEIVDRILTLKKKLTSGAREMARMKDRIQRLQNELIRKNDREKDLVMLQRAHQQQQMVLRKYQAKIARMQTLEDAVRQQEKVIGRMEKMLEGKMKERIKEASFGELSKTAGDNWSKDVYSTLLMENVRLRDELGKSTFHAPIILQQQALPDAFSTSSEKLSLVSKLEKAEARILALENQLMDSAKNWGREKQNYNTKLLENDLGFDRSTPSVIVRDIYPNVKEKSEDEEEKPKTSGKVIQK from the exons ATGGATAATTACCGTACATCCCTGAAAAAAATGGCGGATGACATCATATCCTTGCGCCAACACATTTCCACGCTGGAGAGGGAAAACAGTGCCTTGAGACGCAACCTTGCCTTACATGAAGACATTGGCCGGGCACTTCTACAGGACATTGACCTAGACGTTATGACCAAGGCAGAAATAGTCGACAGGATAC tgaCCCTCAAGAAAAAATTAACTTCCGGGGCTCGGGAGATGGCTCGGATGAAGGATCGGATTCAGAGGCTGCAAAACGAATTGATTCGG aAAAACGACCGAGAGAAAGATCTCGTGATGTTACAACGAGCCCATCAACAACAGCAGATGGTCCTTAGAAAATACCAAGCCAAGATCGCCCGGATGCAAACTCTTGAAGATGCCGTCAGGCAACAGGAGAAG GTAATCGGGAGGATGGAGAAGATGCTGGAAGGGAAGATGAAGGAACGAATCAAAGAAGCCTCCTTTGGAGAGCTATCCAAAACAGCCG GTGACAACTGGTCCAAAGATGTCTACTCCACCCTACTGATGGAGAATGTGAGGCTACGGGACGAACTGGGGAAATCCACTTTTCATGCCCCCATCATATTACAGCAACAGGCCTTACCA GATGCATTTTCAACCAGCTCCGAGAAGCTCTCCTTGGTTTCAAAGCTGGAGAAGGCTGAGGCCCGCATCCTTGCCTTGGAAAACCAG CTGATGGACTCTGCCAAGAACTGGGGGCGAGAGAAGCAGAATTACAACACAAAACTGCTTGAAAATGACCTCGGATTTGACCGATCGACACCCTCCGTCATCGTTCGTGATATTTATCCG AACGTGAAGGAGAAGAGCGAGGATGAAGAGGAGAAGCCCAAAACCTCAGGGAAGGTCATCCAAAAGTAG